The genomic region CCCAGATGGGCTGGGAAACGGACAATCTCGAAGGCGAGATGGAGGAACTGCGCGGCCGCGGCGTCGTCTTTGAAGAGTACGATTTCCCCGGTCTGAAGACGGAGAACGGCATTGCCACCGCATCCTGGGGGAAGGCAGCCTGGTTCCTGGACAGCGAGGGCAACATCATCAACATCTCCCAGCGCTCGTAGGCCGGGCACCGGTCAACGACGCAAAGCATCGCTGCCGCCGGCTAACACGGCGGAGAGAACCGGCTCCCGCCACCCAGGCGGGAGCCGGTTTCAGTGCGGCTACGCGAGATCATAACGCGGGCCCCCGGAAATCACCCTTGAGCGCGGTCAGAACGGCAGCCTACGCAGTAACGGCTTACCCGCACGCTAGTTCGCGCCGGGTTCCCCGCGCCGGAGATGACGGTGGTGCAGCTCGTAACTGTCGAACACATGAGAAGAGGTGCTTCCTGAATGGCCGAACTTGCCGCGAAGGACGTCCGCGAGTCCGTCCAGCGCCGCGTGGAGCATCCGTCCGGCGAACTGGAGTTCAGGGTTGTCGCTGCGCTGGGCCTGGGATGCCAGCTCCTGGGCGTAGGCGACGGTGGCCGGCAACGAGCCGCGCTGCTCGATTTCACGGAAATAGTAGGTTTCATGGAACGCAAGCAGATCGATGCTCACTAGTGCTACGTTTCCGGCCCGCCCAGGCGCCAATGACAGTACCCGCTCACCGATCGCCGCGCTGGATGAACCGGGCTAAGCGATCCGTTCGGCGATTGCCTTGGTGGAGTAACGGATGTCGATGTCAGGACGCAGGTCCTCCAGCCGACAGCGGACCGCCAAGGGCAGCGCCACGAATTCCTCCGTGGCGAGC from Arthrobacter sp. NicSoilB8 harbors:
- a CDS encoding TRSP domain-containing protein, translated to MRITRFFGVAGRHARDQAARIAQALAAGLGSRGETGVLVLATEEFVALPLAVRCRLEDLRPDIDIRYSTKAIAERIA
- a CDS encoding VOC family protein is translated as MLKDSNIMAVLPAKDINRAKEFYRDKLGIEPSESMEEGSAMYTCGQGTRFLVYQTENAGTAKNTQMGWETDNLEGEMEELRGRGVVFEEYDFPGLKTENGIATASWGKAAWFLDSEGNIINISQRS